Proteins encoded by one window of Streptomyces uncialis:
- a CDS encoding tyrosine-type recombinase/integrase, with amino-acid sequence MTHLELASRQPDPRRREVRDRLELLTALINGPDCDPAFSKEIIRIPADHPVYPWFCSVLACERPRHSRADLCPEHGKEWRVAREEGADRGDFVRTAEPLQPRPATIASVVCRICRTRPAFNRELALCQRHRNQWVRSANDITFERWLASQSPYVSYGECKVTVCDEFAESALGLCTVHADRYRRGGSPGQARLPAGSFISYEKAGRDVPVEYADHAVFLRWCATARALRQSGQVNLRGLRPLARAEFQWSLHAHGYVRGRWWNLAWIQDLVDLCREQAVNSLLEADVTGVRADHRAVVHEMETHLRLIYVTPAETKEAGFIETEHFGHRFPTRSSRFDLTRITQRWLRDLAWEYLADRMRSPQCPRTGFFLDHAQRACAELSTFLELVATGGGHDPAQLQPDQMQQFVADVRRRESKGLPSLARRGAHDRPVIMSASARREVFNHCRRVLRFALDSGEADLLGLDRGFITAVPYGGVAPKRSRHPFPDEVAQAVVDETNLGRLAEAYDPQDRGLRDMWETIVATGRRASEVIELKLECLGRYNGLPMLWHDQTKVGNYDEAIRIPEPVYVMLQRRQRKTRAWFAERHSGRYPGADERAALALFPSPVCNPEGQTPLSYTWFNSKFRQWIQDLELGKYVAHQARHTLATRLLRHGATLSHIRRYLGQVSDRMAEHYAKVAVSEIEDVLQHIWVAGPGAPNPGELLSGPVTPLDRRQAEALAVDLSRRSTPAQGGFCTFQPVVDGGACPFNLDCENCDKFVMSGADLLYWRRKREHWGSVAERAPDDRTADYLHELFAPTAKAIDGLERALAGLGLLEDALALDLRRPQDYFERLWNIGFKATDLAAAADDTAEHDDEGDAEERRSA; translated from the coding sequence GAGGAAGGGGCGGACAGAGGCGACTTCGTGCGCACCGCAGAGCCCTTGCAGCCGCGCCCCGCGACGATTGCGTCCGTGGTGTGCCGGATCTGCCGGACGCGCCCCGCATTCAACCGGGAGTTGGCGCTCTGCCAGAGGCACCGCAATCAGTGGGTACGCAGCGCCAACGACATCACCTTCGAGCGGTGGCTGGCCTCGCAGTCTCCCTACGTAAGTTACGGAGAGTGCAAGGTCACGGTCTGCGATGAATTCGCGGAGTCTGCCCTGGGGCTGTGCACCGTCCACGCCGACCGCTATCGCCGCGGGGGCAGCCCGGGTCAGGCGAGACTGCCCGCCGGATCGTTCATCTCCTACGAAAAGGCCGGGCGTGATGTCCCCGTCGAGTACGCCGACCACGCGGTCTTCCTCCGCTGGTGCGCGACGGCCCGAGCCTTGCGGCAATCGGGGCAGGTGAACCTGCGCGGCCTTCGCCCTCTGGCCCGGGCCGAATTCCAATGGAGCCTGCATGCCCACGGATACGTGCGCGGACGGTGGTGGAACCTCGCATGGATTCAAGACCTGGTGGACCTCTGCCGAGAACAGGCCGTCAACTCGCTCCTGGAGGCCGACGTCACGGGGGTGCGTGCGGACCACCGCGCTGTTGTCCACGAGATGGAAACCCACCTGCGTCTGATCTACGTGACTCCGGCGGAGACCAAGGAGGCCGGCTTTATCGAGACGGAGCACTTCGGGCACCGGTTCCCCACGCGCTCCAGCCGCTTCGATCTCACCAGAATCACGCAACGCTGGCTCCGTGACCTCGCGTGGGAGTACCTGGCGGACCGGATGCGCTCCCCTCAATGCCCGCGTACCGGGTTCTTTCTCGACCATGCCCAGCGAGCCTGCGCCGAACTGAGCACCTTCCTGGAACTCGTGGCCACCGGCGGTGGCCACGACCCCGCCCAACTGCAGCCGGACCAGATGCAGCAGTTCGTCGCCGACGTCCGGCGCCGGGAATCAAAGGGTCTGCCCTCCCTCGCCAGGCGCGGAGCTCATGATCGCCCGGTCATCATGTCTGCCTCGGCCCGCCGGGAAGTCTTCAACCACTGCCGCCGAGTGCTCCGCTTCGCCCTCGACTCAGGAGAGGCGGATCTCCTTGGGTTGGATCGGGGCTTCATCACCGCCGTGCCCTACGGGGGAGTCGCACCCAAGCGAAGCCGCCACCCCTTCCCCGACGAGGTGGCACAGGCTGTCGTGGATGAGACGAATCTGGGGCGGCTGGCCGAGGCATACGACCCGCAGGACCGCGGGCTGCGGGATATGTGGGAGACCATCGTCGCAACAGGGCGGCGAGCCAGCGAGGTTATCGAGCTCAAGCTGGAATGCCTCGGCCGATACAACGGGTTGCCCATGCTCTGGCACGACCAGACCAAGGTCGGCAATTATGACGAGGCCATCCGCATCCCCGAGCCGGTCTACGTCATGCTCCAACGCCGCCAGCGCAAGACCCGCGCATGGTTCGCCGAGCGTCACTCCGGCCGCTATCCGGGGGCGGACGAGCGAGCCGCCCTGGCGCTCTTCCCGTCGCCAGTCTGTAACCCCGAGGGACAAACACCCCTGTCCTACACGTGGTTCAACAGCAAGTTCAGACAGTGGATCCAAGACCTCGAACTCGGAAAGTACGTCGCCCACCAGGCCAGACACACCCTGGCCACCCGCCTGCTGCGACACGGAGCCACCCTTTCGCACATCCGCCGCTACCTGGGCCAGGTCTCCGACCGGATGGCCGAGCACTACGCGAAAGTCGCGGTCTCCGAGATCGAAGACGTGCTGCAGCACATCTGGGTCGCCGGCCCCGGGGCACCCAATCCGGGAGAACTCCTCTCCGGCCCGGTCACGCCGCTGGATCGCCGCCAGGCCGAGGCGCTTGCCGTGGACCTCTCCCGACGCAGCACGCCGGCCCAAGGCGGCTTCTGCACCTTCCAGCCCGTAGTCGACGGCGGGGCCTGCCCGTTCAACCTCGACTGCGAGAACTGCGACAAGTTCGTCATGTCCGGCGCCGACCTTCTCTACTGGCGCCGCAAACGCGAGCACTGGGGTTCCGTCGCCGAGCGTGCTCCAGACGACCGCACCGCCGACTACCTGCATGAGCTATTCGCACCGACCGCCAAGGCCATCGACGGGCTGGAGCGGGCCCTGGCCGGACTCGGGTTACTGGAGGACGCCTTGGCGCTCGACCTTCGACGGCCCCAGGACTACTTCGAGCGCCTGTGGAACATCGGCTTCAAGGCCACTGATCTCGCTGCCGCCGCTGACGACACGGCCGAGCACGATGACGAGGGCGACGCCGAGGAGAGGCGGTCGGCATGA
- a CDS encoding DUF6262 family protein — MSAPASPPRTAAALAARERRVKDMLQRIEATVAELRHRHTAVTFQAVARKAGVSRTFLYENPEARSLIETARERGEGAGRPERHHGSEAETAWRERALNAEDGLKTAHAEIRRQRSRMGQLLGQIRDLEAGWSDESVTRLVEQNAQLKQRVQQLSQDQRQMEERLQAARTNNRFQDRRIAQLEAQLLEHTGGS; from the coding sequence ATGAGCGCACCGGCCTCCCCGCCGCGCACGGCCGCCGCCCTGGCCGCCCGAGAACGCCGCGTCAAGGACATGCTCCAGCGGATCGAAGCCACCGTCGCCGAGTTGCGGCACCGACACACCGCAGTCACCTTCCAGGCCGTCGCCCGCAAGGCGGGCGTCTCCCGCACCTTCCTCTACGAAAACCCCGAGGCCAGGAGCCTGATCGAGACCGCACGGGAGCGGGGCGAAGGAGCCGGCCGACCAGAGCGGCATCACGGCAGCGAGGCCGAGACGGCCTGGCGTGAACGCGCGCTCAACGCCGAAGACGGGCTCAAGACCGCACACGCGGAGATCAGAAGACAGCGCTCCCGCATGGGCCAGTTGCTCGGTCAGATCCGCGACCTGGAGGCCGGCTGGTCGGACGAGTCGGTGACGCGCCTGGTCGAGCAGAACGCGCAGCTCAAACAGCGGGTTCAGCAACTGTCCCAGGACCAGCGGCAGATGGAGGAGCGACTGCAGGCGGCCCGGACGAACAACAGGTTCCAGGACCGCCGCATCGCCCAACTGGAAGCACAACTGCTGGAACACACCGGCGGCAGCTGA
- a CDS encoding FtsX-like permease family protein, with protein sequence MSAVWRASRAAVKRRRLQTFVIGLVVLCSTTTVLLALALLSAASGPFDKAYAAQRGAHTVAAFDTTKVSQEQLARTARQPGVEAAAGPFGQAVVDIPRDWLWMAGGTLTVVGRADPAGPVDRIELLEGHWATAPGEIVVNWSVQGSPGPELLGTKLETPGGATLTVVGFAASMSKSGSAWVSPEQMAALHPTSAQMLYRFTDSSTEAQLSASLARATTGLPKESLTGAQTYLTLKQAFSALADSYLPFITLFGILGLLVSTLIVGNVVSGAVVSGYRHIGVLKALGFTPNQVVAVYLTMLSVPAVVGCVLGTLVGNALAGPILKVAFSGIEVGRASVGGISPWVSVACLVGMPALVLLAALVPALRAHRLPVAQAISAGGAPQAGRGLRVQRLLGATRLPRPVSLGLGQPFARPGRTLLTMAAIVLGVTTVTLSTGLTSTMVAYANVGREDGGARIHVTTGGSGKDRTPPRLSDPQIEKRLRSLPGAEGVRARALSQANMTGQTQPVFADFYRGDDSLYEHTIVKGRAPAAAGEIVAGPAFLSQRGLKLGDRVTLELNGRKITATVVGQLIEGDARALEATWESFAQLAPDAHATEYTVRLASGADARAYAEAVAALDPGLHASVMDSGNAGTATVITFSTVFTVLLTLVASLGVFNTVLLNTRERRRDLGMLKSIGMTPRQVVVMTVTSVAGLGAVGGLLGIPLGIVAHRLVVDHVGVVDFPAYMKDVWHAPQLAAMLLAGVAIAVLGALVPARSAARMTVASALHTE encoded by the coding sequence GTGAGCGCCGTATGGAGAGCCTCGCGCGCGGCCGTGAAGCGCCGTCGGCTCCAGACCTTCGTCATCGGGCTCGTCGTGCTCTGCTCCACCACGACCGTCCTGCTCGCGCTGGCGCTGCTGAGCGCCGCCTCGGGCCCCTTCGACAAGGCCTACGCCGCACAGCGCGGTGCTCATACGGTGGCGGCCTTCGACACCACCAAGGTCTCGCAGGAGCAGTTGGCGCGGACTGCCCGGCAGCCCGGAGTGGAGGCTGCGGCCGGGCCGTTCGGGCAGGCCGTCGTCGACATCCCCAGGGACTGGCTCTGGATGGCGGGCGGCACCCTCACGGTGGTGGGCCGGGCCGATCCGGCGGGCCCCGTGGACCGGATCGAACTCCTTGAGGGCCACTGGGCCACCGCACCCGGCGAGATCGTCGTCAACTGGTCCGTCCAGGGCTCCCCAGGCCCCGAGCTGCTCGGCACCAAGCTGGAAACCCCCGGCGGAGCGACGCTGACCGTCGTTGGATTCGCCGCCAGCATGAGCAAGTCGGGGAGCGCCTGGGTCTCGCCCGAGCAGATGGCCGCACTGCACCCGACCTCCGCCCAGATGCTCTACCGCTTCACGGACTCCTCGACGGAGGCCCAGCTGAGCGCCTCGCTGGCACGGGCCACCACGGGACTGCCCAAGGAATCGCTGACCGGCGCTCAGACCTACCTCACCCTCAAGCAGGCCTTCTCCGCGCTGGCCGACTCCTACCTCCCGTTCATCACACTCTTCGGCATCCTCGGCCTGCTCGTCTCCACCCTGATCGTCGGCAACGTGGTCAGCGGGGCAGTCGTCTCCGGGTACCGGCACATCGGGGTGCTCAAGGCCCTGGGCTTCACCCCCAACCAGGTCGTCGCCGTCTACCTGACGATGCTTTCCGTACCGGCGGTGGTGGGCTGCGTGCTGGGCACTCTGGTAGGCAACGCGCTGGCCGGGCCGATCCTGAAGGTCGCGTTCAGCGGCATCGAGGTGGGCCGGGCCTCGGTCGGCGGCATCAGTCCGTGGGTGTCCGTGGCCTGCCTAGTGGGCATGCCCGCCCTCGTCCTGCTGGCCGCGCTGGTCCCTGCCCTGCGCGCCCACCGGCTGCCCGTCGCACAGGCGATCAGCGCGGGCGGCGCGCCGCAGGCCGGGCGCGGGCTGCGCGTCCAGCGGCTGCTCGGCGCCACCCGGCTGCCGCGGCCGGTCAGTCTGGGCCTCGGCCAGCCGTTCGCCCGCCCTGGCCGCACCCTGCTGACCATGGCGGCCATCGTCCTCGGGGTCACCACGGTGACCCTGTCGACCGGACTGACCAGCACCATGGTGGCGTACGCCAATGTCGGGCGGGAGGACGGAGGCGCCAGGATTCACGTGACGACCGGGGGGTCGGGCAAAGACCGGACTCCGCCCCGGCTCAGTGACCCGCAGATCGAGAAACGGCTGCGGTCCCTGCCGGGCGCGGAGGGGGTACGGGCCCGCGCGCTGTCCCAGGCGAACATGACCGGGCAGACCCAGCCCGTCTTCGCCGACTTCTACCGCGGCGACGATTCCTTGTACGAGCACACCATCGTCAAGGGCCGGGCGCCGGCCGCGGCGGGCGAGATCGTGGCGGGGCCGGCGTTCCTGAGCCAGCGCGGGCTGAAGCTCGGTGACCGGGTCACGCTGGAGCTGAACGGTAGGAAGATCACCGCGACCGTCGTGGGTCAGCTCATTGAGGGTGACGCCCGTGCCTTGGAGGCCACTTGGGAGAGTTTCGCCCAACTCGCACCGGACGCCCACGCCACCGAGTACACGGTACGGCTCGCCTCCGGCGCCGACGCGCGTGCCTACGCTGAGGCGGTCGCGGCGCTCGACCCGGGCCTGCACGCGTCGGTGATGGACTCCGGCAACGCCGGCACCGCCACCGTCATCACCTTCTCGACCGTGTTCACGGTGCTGCTGACGCTCGTCGCGTCGCTCGGTGTCTTCAACACCGTTCTCCTGAACACCCGTGAGCGGCGCCGGGACCTGGGCATGCTCAAGTCGATCGGGATGACACCCCGGCAGGTGGTGGTGATGACGGTGACCTCGGTCGCCGGGCTGGGCGCGGTCGGCGGACTGCTCGGCATCCCGCTCGGGATCGTGGCGCACCGCCTCGTCGTGGACCATGTCGGGGTGGTCGACTTCCCCGCATATATGAAGGACGTGTGGCACGCGCCGCAGCTGGCCGCGATGCTCCTGGCGGGTGTGGCGATCGCGGTCCTCGGTGCCCTGGTCCCGGCCCGGTCGGCGGCCCGGATGACCGTCGCCTCGGCGCTGCACACCGAGTAG
- a CDS encoding ABC transporter ATP-binding protein, translating into MTTDHDSARQVVVRLDGVHKEYGDAKALDGLSLEIRAGDAVAVMGPSGCGKSTLLNMVAGLDRPTSGTVEVQGHDLGKLNETGLALFRRRNVGMIFQFFNLIDDLPVLDNVALAAQLTGTSARQARRRALELLDELGVAKRRNNYPATLSGGERQRVAVARALMNRPALLLADEPTGALDSRSGEQVMDLLIDLNQIGQTLLIVTHDPQLATRCASRLIEVADGRVARESTLEATA; encoded by the coding sequence ATGACAACTGATCACGACAGTGCCCGGCAAGTGGTGGTACGGCTGGACGGCGTGCACAAGGAGTACGGCGACGCGAAGGCCCTGGACGGCCTGTCGCTGGAGATCAGGGCGGGCGACGCGGTTGCCGTGATGGGCCCCTCCGGCTGCGGCAAGTCCACCTTGCTCAACATGGTGGCCGGCCTGGACCGGCCGACCTCGGGCACAGTCGAGGTGCAGGGTCATGACCTCGGGAAACTGAACGAGACCGGCTTGGCGCTGTTCCGGCGGCGGAACGTCGGCATGATCTTCCAGTTCTTCAACCTCATCGACGATCTGCCTGTACTGGACAATGTGGCGCTGGCCGCGCAGCTGACCGGCACCTCGGCCCGGCAGGCGCGCCGCCGTGCCCTGGAGCTCCTGGACGAACTCGGTGTCGCCAAGCGCCGGAACAACTATCCGGCGACGCTGAGCGGCGGAGAGCGGCAACGGGTCGCCGTCGCACGGGCGTTGATGAACCGCCCGGCCCTGTTGCTTGCCGACGAGCCGACCGGCGCCCTCGACAGCCGGTCGGGCGAGCAGGTGATGGATCTGCTGATCGACCTCAACCAGATCGGCCAGACCCTGTTGATCGTCACCCACGACCCGCAGCTGGCCACCCGCTGCGCCAGCCGGCTGATCGAAGTGGCCGACGGCCGGGTCGCCCGCGAGAGCACGCTGGAGGCGACCGCGTGA
- a CDS encoding sensor histidine kinase — protein MWLVIALAAAVGAAGCLCVAVVRARRLHQAAIEERGWLLERERESAARTAVDAERARIATELHDIVSHNVSLMVVQAGAAREVLATMPDEAAAAMSAVETAGRNTMTELRHLLGLLAPAQNGDDEPYGMDLSPQPSLSRLSPLIDRIAFAGLPVEMRISGEPRPLPTGIDVTAYRIIQEALTNALKHGDGAKAEVTVRYADHYLRVEVLNSGPSILSGNRPVRREPVPGQADGTGRGLLGLRERVAVYGGDLDARRRLGGGYRVRARIPLDRP, from the coding sequence ATGTGGCTGGTCATCGCCCTGGCGGCGGCAGTTGGCGCCGCTGGGTGTCTGTGCGTGGCGGTGGTCCGGGCGCGGCGGCTGCACCAGGCGGCCATCGAGGAGCGTGGCTGGCTGCTGGAGCGGGAGCGCGAGAGCGCGGCGCGGACCGCGGTCGACGCCGAGCGGGCCAGGATCGCCACCGAGCTCCACGACATCGTCAGCCACAACGTGAGCCTCATGGTGGTCCAGGCCGGGGCCGCCCGCGAGGTGCTGGCCACGATGCCGGACGAGGCCGCGGCGGCGATGAGCGCCGTCGAGACCGCCGGACGGAACACGATGACCGAGCTGCGGCACCTGCTCGGCCTGCTCGCCCCCGCGCAGAACGGCGACGACGAGCCCTACGGTATGGACCTGTCACCGCAGCCGAGCTTGAGCCGGCTCAGCCCGCTGATCGACCGGATCGCCTTTGCCGGCCTGCCCGTGGAGATGCGCATCTCGGGTGAGCCGCGCCCCCTGCCGACCGGGATCGATGTCACCGCCTACCGGATCATCCAGGAGGCCCTGACCAATGCCCTCAAACACGGGGACGGAGCGAAAGCCGAGGTGACGGTGCGATACGCGGACCACTACCTGCGAGTCGAGGTGCTGAACAGCGGGCCGAGCATCCTGTCGGGCAACCGGCCAGTGCGGAGGGAGCCGGTCCCGGGCCAGGCAGACGGAACGGGACGCGGGCTGCTCGGCCTGCGGGAGCGGGTCGCCGTCTACGGCGGCGACCTTGACGCCCGCCGCCGCCTCGGCGGCGGCTACCGCGTCCGCGCCCGGATCCCGCTGGACCGGCCATGA
- a CDS encoding response regulator, with protein MTTRTESAPRVVIADDQELVRTGFRLILTARGIDVVGEAGDGAEAVAAVRRLRPDVVLMDIRMPAMDGLEAARRILAQAPDCRVIMLTTFDLDHYVYAALAAGASGFLLKDVTPAHLAAAVRLVDTGDALLAPSITRRLVERFAPSASRTGSDLAKLAVHRDLAALTPREREVLTLMGRGLSNYELARELTLSEATVKTHVARIFAKLTLRDRAQAVVLAYETGLVSPGESADTANPCR; from the coding sequence ATGACGACGCGCACCGAATCCGCCCCTCGCGTCGTGATCGCCGACGACCAGGAGCTGGTCCGCACCGGCTTCCGCCTCATCCTGACCGCCCGCGGCATCGACGTGGTGGGCGAAGCCGGCGACGGAGCCGAGGCCGTGGCCGCCGTGCGGAGGCTGCGGCCCGACGTCGTACTGATGGACATCCGGATGCCCGCCATGGACGGCCTGGAAGCCGCCCGCCGCATACTCGCGCAGGCCCCGGACTGCCGAGTGATCATGCTGACCACCTTCGACCTCGACCACTACGTCTACGCCGCCCTCGCCGCCGGAGCCAGCGGATTCCTACTCAAGGACGTCACCCCCGCGCATCTGGCCGCCGCCGTACGCCTGGTCGACACCGGCGACGCCCTACTCGCACCCTCGATCACCCGCCGCCTGGTGGAGCGCTTCGCCCCCAGCGCCTCCAGAACCGGCTCGGATCTCGCAAAGCTGGCCGTCCACCGAGACCTGGCCGCGCTGACGCCGCGCGAGCGCGAGGTACTGACGCTCATGGGCCGAGGTCTTTCCAATTATGAACTGGCGCGGGAACTGACCCTCAGTGAGGCGACAGTGAAGACCCACGTAGCCCGGATCTTCGCCAAGCTGACCCTGCGCGACCGGGCCCAAGCCGTCGTCCTCGCCTACGAGACAGGACTCGTCTCACCGGGCGAGTCTGCTGACACCGCCAACCCCTGCCGATAG
- a CDS encoding DUF6087 family protein has product MGKHSRPGPSNQPSRAVPRVDADNPFAAYDKRRRPPMDIYRRHRPVHGGAGHLRPDEPRVLEERSGSAYEPVGTAPNLAAAQEWVNELRLGDDPTAR; this is encoded by the coding sequence GTGGGCAAGCACAGCCGACCCGGACCGTCGAACCAGCCGTCGCGCGCCGTCCCGCGTGTGGACGCCGACAACCCGTTCGCCGCGTACGACAAGCGGCGCCGCCCGCCGATGGACATCTACCGTCGCCACCGGCCGGTGCACGGCGGCGCCGGTCACCTCCGGCCCGACGAGCCGCGCGTCCTGGAGGAGCGGAGCGGGTCCGCGTACGAGCCGGTAGGCACCGCTCCCAACCTCGCGGCCGCCCAGGAATGGGTGAACGAACTCCGGCTCGGCGACGACCCCACAGCGAGATGA
- a CDS encoding radical SAM protein yields the protein MEITGTCQLACTYCLSESGPRATHGTMTPADWRQVITDAAALGIPRVQLIGGEPTVHPQWRDFTEHALGLGLGVQVYSNLIHVAWSWWDTFERDRVTLATSYYGDGEA from the coding sequence TTGGAGATCACCGGCACGTGCCAACTGGCCTGCACATACTGTCTGTCCGAGTCGGGTCCCCGGGCCACGCACGGCACGATGACTCCCGCGGACTGGCGGCAGGTCATCACCGACGCCGCCGCACTCGGCATCCCGCGCGTCCAGCTCATCGGCGGTGAACCGACCGTCCACCCGCAGTGGCGCGACTTCACCGAACACGCGCTCGGCCTCGGGCTCGGCGTTCAGGTCTACTCGAACCTGATCCACGTCGCGTGGTCATGGTGGGACACGTTCGAGCGGGACAGGGTGACCCTGGCGACCAGCTACTACGGCGACGGCGAGGCGTGA
- a CDS encoding methyltransferase domain-containing protein codes for MEWEQHAERLAHQVTDPDSRWLGPVAAVPRHELVPRWWERDRSGGWTLRVGEDDPDAWLSAAYADRSLITRVGALHADHAQPDDHPEGRPTSSATLPSLVVSMLRHGRLGDGLDLLDLGTGAGGLTAYAAARLGSERVTSVDVDPYLTGAAAERLARLGLRPRFLALDATAEIPGTYDRIIATVGMPAGPGLRPVLGALREGGRLAATLARTTMILTGWKQAGGDVVGRIERDWAGFMLTRSGDDYPPELAELFAHAREADGDKTSTGRYPVVNVDEAWEVRSMLEVTTPGVETRYETSGRTRTAYLAHADGSWARASAEWTGPPEVRQGGPLRLWDTVERIRTWMLAEGGLPLYGADARVTPDGVVHLSRGRWQGTLGAP; via the coding sequence ATGGAGTGGGAACAGCACGCGGAACGGCTCGCGCACCAGGTGACCGACCCCGACTCGCGGTGGCTCGGTCCCGTGGCAGCCGTTCCCCGGCATGAACTGGTACCCCGGTGGTGGGAACGCGACCGGAGCGGAGGCTGGACCCTGCGCGTGGGCGAGGACGACCCGGACGCATGGCTTTCCGCCGCCTACGCGGACCGGTCCCTGATCACCCGCGTCGGCGCGCTGCACGCTGACCACGCCCAGCCCGACGACCACCCCGAGGGGCGCCCCACTTCGTCGGCGACACTGCCGAGCCTGGTCGTGTCGATGCTGCGGCACGGACGGCTCGGGGACGGGCTCGACCTGCTCGATCTCGGCACCGGCGCGGGCGGACTCACCGCCTACGCCGCCGCACGGCTCGGAAGCGAGCGCGTGACCAGTGTGGACGTGGACCCGTACCTGACGGGCGCGGCGGCGGAACGGCTGGCGCGGCTCGGGCTCCGGCCCCGATTCCTCGCCCTGGACGCCACGGCGGAGATCCCGGGGACGTACGACCGGATCATCGCCACCGTGGGAATGCCCGCCGGCCCGGGACTCCGCCCCGTGCTCGGCGCGCTCCGCGAAGGCGGACGGCTGGCCGCCACCCTTGCCCGGACCACCATGATCCTCACCGGGTGGAAGCAGGCCGGCGGTGATGTGGTCGGGCGGATCGAACGGGACTGGGCCGGGTTCATGCTCACCCGGTCCGGCGACGACTACCCGCCCGAGCTCGCCGAACTGTTCGCCCACGCCCGGGAAGCGGACGGGGACAAGACCAGCACCGGCCGCTATCCCGTGGTGAACGTCGACGAGGCATGGGAGGTCCGGTCCATGCTGGAAGTGACGACACCGGGCGTCGAGACCCGTTACGAGACCAGCGGACGGACCCGCACCGCCTACCTGGCGCACGCCGACGGGTCGTGGGCCCGGGCGTCCGCCGAGTGGACCGGCCCGCCCGAGGTGCGTCAGGGCGGACCGCTCCGGCTGTGGGACACGGTGGAACGCATCCGCACCTGGATGCTCGCCGAGGGCGGACTGCCCCTGTACGGCGCCGACGCGCGGGTGACACCGGACGGAGTGGTCCATCTGTCCCGGGGCCGCTGGCAAGGCACCCTCGGCGCACCGTAA
- a CDS encoding GntR family transcriptional regulator, with amino-acid sequence MSYGPDDQIERDAPDAPYEQLAEILRARIARGDWKPDRALTAETRLSGEYKLSRPTIRRAIDALVDAGLVYRVPGRGAFVTARGAGGDT; translated from the coding sequence ATGAGCTACGGGCCAGACGATCAGATCGAGCGCGACGCGCCGGATGCGCCGTACGAGCAACTTGCCGAGATCCTTCGGGCCCGGATCGCACGCGGCGACTGGAAGCCCGATCGGGCGCTCACCGCGGAGACGCGCCTGTCCGGTGAGTACAAACTCAGCCGCCCGACCATTCGCCGCGCCATCGACGCCCTGGTGGACGCCGGGCTCGTCTACAGGGTTCCCGGGCGTGGTGCGTTCGTCACGGCTCGCGGGGCCGGGGGCGACACGTAG
- a CDS encoding DUF1428 domain-containing protein — protein MTFADITIVPVPSDRKAVYLAFSRRMADIYREYGATSIVDYWQTGDPVSQDDFHADGLSYGPGELRGLASVAGASALESAVVTITEWPSKAVRDRGTAAVTGDPRVLATLDEDPVFDGRRLVAGSFEVAMSLPDDAC, from the coding sequence ATGACGTTCGCCGACATCACCATCGTTCCCGTCCCGAGTGACCGCAAGGCCGTCTACCTGGCCTTCTCGCGGCGGATGGCCGACATCTACCGCGAGTACGGGGCGACCAGTATCGTCGACTACTGGCAGACGGGCGATCCGGTCAGCCAGGACGACTTCCACGCGGACGGGCTCTCCTACGGCCCGGGGGAACTGCGGGGGCTCGCGAGCGTGGCGGGCGCGTCAGCTCTGGAGTCGGCCGTCGTGACCATCACGGAGTGGCCGTCGAAGGCTGTCCGCGACCGAGGCACCGCGGCCGTCACGGGGGACCCCCGCGTCCTCGCCACGCTCGACGAGGACCCTGTGTTCGACGGGCGCCGCCTGGTCGCCGGGAGCTTCGAGGTCGCGATGAGCCTGCCGGACGACGCCTGCTGA